From a region of the Victivallis lenta genome:
- a CDS encoding [Fe-Fe] hydrogenase large subunit C-terminal domain-containing protein → MNLHFPVFTTENICHDCYKCIRHCPCKAIRIVDGRAGVIQELCVACGMCVKVCPAHAKKIRPDLARARYLLGSGKKVYASLAPSFVSFFKQYEPGALVAALKRLGFAGVSETALGAQAVSAETGAFLAQAKPGIYLSSACPAVVDYVKKYAPAYVGNITSVLSPLLSHARLLRREFGDDIGIVFFGPCAAKKNEADRHADLLDLALTFDDLAEWLSAENIDPARINAADYAKMVPETAREGKIYAVEGGMNDTLRDPKGGDIRYHAVSGLHNLARLLKDPPEKIDTGSCKLFIECLACSGGCVNGPVMPQNDAGTLSSIVQVARGYDGTNSLARTVDVPIDERIIAEPQTDPEVTEEDIKNALASVGKFTPADELNCGGCGYFSCRDFAKALLANKAEVGMCVSHLRQLAQKKSNALIRYIPAGVVIVDRHMKIVECNRRFAELFDEDTVLAYDSCGGLTGAELGAFADFSDLVAAALISGGEVERHNQVCGDKILNISVFCIAQNQSVGAIIQDVTSLELHREQVSEKARKVIQKNIITCQKIARDLGEHMAETEILLREVAGSYTEIKK, encoded by the coding sequence ATGAATCTGCATTTCCCGGTGTTCACCACCGAAAACATATGTCACGACTGTTACAAGTGCATCCGCCATTGCCCGTGCAAGGCAATCCGCATCGTCGACGGCCGCGCCGGAGTCATTCAGGAGCTCTGCGTGGCCTGCGGCATGTGCGTGAAGGTCTGCCCGGCCCACGCGAAGAAGATCCGTCCCGACCTGGCGCGTGCGCGTTATCTGCTCGGCAGCGGGAAAAAGGTCTATGCATCGCTGGCGCCGTCGTTCGTGAGCTTCTTCAAGCAGTACGAGCCGGGAGCGCTTGTTGCGGCGCTGAAGCGTCTCGGTTTTGCCGGCGTCAGCGAGACCGCGCTCGGCGCGCAGGCGGTCAGCGCCGAGACCGGCGCGTTTCTCGCGCAGGCGAAGCCCGGCATCTACCTTTCGAGCGCCTGTCCGGCGGTCGTGGATTATGTGAAGAAATATGCGCCGGCCTATGTCGGCAACATCACGTCGGTGCTTTCGCCGCTCCTGTCGCATGCAAGGCTGCTGCGCAGGGAGTTCGGCGACGATATCGGCATCGTGTTCTTCGGCCCCTGCGCCGCGAAGAAGAACGAGGCGGACCGGCACGCCGATCTGCTCGACCTGGCGCTGACTTTCGACGATCTCGCCGAATGGCTCTCCGCCGAGAACATCGATCCGGCCCGGATCAACGCCGCTGATTACGCGAAAATGGTTCCCGAAACCGCGCGGGAAGGGAAGATCTATGCTGTCGAAGGCGGTATGAACGACACGCTGCGCGACCCGAAGGGCGGTGATATCCGCTATCACGCCGTCTCCGGGCTGCACAATCTGGCCCGGCTGCTGAAGGACCCGCCGGAAAAGATCGATACCGGCAGCTGCAAGCTTTTCATCGAGTGTCTCGCCTGTTCCGGCGGCTGCGTGAACGGCCCGGTGATGCCGCAGAACGATGCCGGCACCCTGTCGTCGATCGTCCAGGTGGCCCGCGGTTATGACGGGACGAACAGTCTTGCGCGCACGGTCGACGTTCCGATCGACGAACGGATCATCGCCGAACCGCAGACCGATCCGGAGGTGACCGAGGAGGACATCAAGAACGCCCTCGCTTCTGTCGGGAAATTCACTCCTGCGGATGAGTTGAACTGCGGCGGCTGCGGCTACTTCAGCTGCCGCGATTTCGCGAAAGCGCTGCTGGCCAACAAGGCCGAGGTCGGCATGTGCGTGTCGCACCTGCGGCAGCTCGCGCAGAAGAAGAGCAACGCGCTGATCCGCTATATTCCGGCCGGCGTCGTGATCGTCGACCGCCACATGAAGATCGTCGAATGCAACCGCCGTTTTGCGGAGCTGTTCGACGAGGATACGGTGCTCGCCTACGATTCGTGCGGCGGGCTGACCGGCGCGGAGCTCGGCGCGTTCGCCGATTTCAGCGACCTCGTGGCGGCGGCGCTGATTTCCGGCGGCGAGGTCGAGCGGCACAACCAGGTGTGCGGCGACAAGATTCTGAACATCAGCGTATTCTGCATCGCGCAGAACCAGAGCGTCGGCGCGATCATTCAGGACGTGACGAGCCTCGAGCTCCATCGCGAACAGGTTTCGGAGAAGGCGCGCAAGGTGATCCAGAAGAACATCATCACCTGCCAGAAGATCGCCCGCGACCTCGGCGAACATATGGCCGAGACCGAAATCCTGCTGCGCGAGGTCGCCGGCAGTTACACCGAAATCAAGAAGTGA
- a CDS encoding monomeric [FeFe] hydrogenase, translated as MNNAERTRRQLMIRFVQDFYDGTLEQNIDRIPVEMRPRDYEPNRCCIYKDRAMLKYRLMALMGFGMEEETDETRQLKEYLVDAKAGNNNTDPVLTVCSVGCHGCVDSHVQVSNSCVGCFARPCVGACPKQAISVVKGRSTIDRTKCINCGKCMTVCPYHAIIRNPLPCEDACPVGAIGKGEDGLVRIDFDRCIYCGKCFRSCPFSAIMERSQLTGILEAMKEGKKVIAMVAPSITDQFPGTIEQLFKALKIAGFSDIMEVALGAELTTEHEAEEFFERMGKGDKLMTSSCCPAWVEAAKRHVPEILPFVSSTPSPMAYAGQLTAKEHPDAVKVFIGPCIAKRREAQQDPNVDFVMTFEELGALLAALEIDVISLEAPPLECPAASYARNFAKSCGVSQAILQEIGKEGDNGTRPKIDEKFINGLDRKSVNLLKLYAKGKLPGNFVEVMACAGGCVGGPCSLAR; from the coding sequence ATGAATAATGCCGAGAGGACGCGCCGTCAGCTCATGATCCGTTTCGTTCAGGACTTCTATGACGGGACATTGGAGCAGAACATCGACCGGATTCCGGTTGAAATGCGTCCGCGCGATTACGAGCCGAACCGCTGCTGCATCTACAAGGACCGCGCCATGCTGAAATACCGGCTGATGGCGCTGATGGGGTTCGGCATGGAGGAAGAGACCGATGAGACGCGCCAGCTGAAGGAGTATCTGGTCGACGCGAAGGCCGGGAACAACAATACCGATCCGGTGCTTACGGTCTGCTCCGTCGGCTGCCACGGCTGCGTCGACAGCCATGTGCAGGTTTCGAACAGCTGCGTCGGCTGCTTTGCGCGGCCGTGCGTCGGCGCCTGCCCGAAGCAGGCGATTTCCGTTGTGAAGGGCCGCTCGACCATCGACCGGACCAAGTGCATCAACTGCGGCAAGTGCATGACGGTCTGCCCGTACCATGCGATCATCCGCAACCCGCTGCCGTGCGAGGACGCCTGTCCGGTCGGCGCGATCGGGAAGGGGGAGGACGGCCTTGTCCGGATCGACTTCGACCGCTGCATCTATTGCGGCAAATGCTTCCGCTCCTGTCCGTTCAGCGCGATTATGGAGCGTTCGCAGCTGACCGGCATTCTCGAAGCGATGAAGGAGGGGAAAAAGGTTATTGCGATGGTCGCGCCGTCGATCACCGACCAGTTCCCCGGCACCATCGAGCAGTTGTTCAAGGCGCTCAAGATCGCCGGCTTTTCGGATATCATGGAGGTCGCGCTCGGCGCTGAGCTGACCACCGAGCACGAGGCAGAGGAGTTCTTTGAACGCATGGGCAAGGGCGACAAGCTCATGACCAGCAGCTGCTGTCCGGCCTGGGTCGAGGCGGCGAAGCGGCATGTTCCCGAGATCCTGCCGTTCGTCTCCTCCACGCCGAGCCCGATGGCTTATGCCGGGCAGCTGACCGCGAAAGAGCATCCGGATGCGGTCAAGGTGTTCATCGGCCCCTGTATTGCGAAGCGGCGCGAGGCGCAGCAGGACCCGAATGTCGATTTCGTCATGACCTTCGAGGAGCTCGGCGCGCTGCTGGCGGCGCTGGAGATCGACGTGATTTCGCTTGAAGCTCCGCCGCTCGAGTGTCCGGCCGCGAGTTACGCGCGGAACTTTGCGAAGAGCTGCGGAGTTTCGCAGGCGATTCTGCAGGAGATCGGCAAGGAGGGGGACAACGGGACGCGCCCGAAGATCGACGAGAAGTTCATCAACGGTCTCGACCGCAAGTCCGTCAATCTGCTGAAGCTCTACGCCAAGGGAAAACTGCCCGGCAATTTCGTCGAAGTCATGGCGTGCGCCGGCGGCTGTGTCGGCGGCCCATGCTCGCTCGCCCGCTGA
- the adhE gene encoding bifunctional acetaldehyde-CoA/alcohol dehydrogenase, with product MADKKKEVLDPEQAKLREEQDREMLNALIARVKAAQVRYAEYTQEQVDRIFAAAALAANNARIPLAQMAVAESGMGVVEDKVIKNHFASEYIYNKYRDMKTCGVIEENEAMGIAKVAEPVGVIAGIVPTTNPTSTAIFKSLLALKTRNGIIFSPHPRAKKSTIEAARIVLEAAVKAGAPEDIIGWIENPTVALSGHLMSHPDISLILATGGPGMVKAAYSSGTPAVGVGPGNTPVVMGETCDIKMAVSSVLQSKTFDNGMICASEQSVTAVASIYDAVKKEFAYRGAHILTRAEAEKVGNVIQIDGKLNPKIVGQSAYRIAEMAGVTVPSDTKVLIAETDGVGPDYPFSREKLSPVLALYKAKDFEAAVENAKKLLEYGGLGHTSVLYTNSQNFDRAKYYGHVMMSSRTLVNMPSSQGAIGDIYNFALNPSLTLGCGSWGGNSVSENVTPEQLLNIKTIAKRRENMLWVRIPEKVYFKYGCLPVALGDLEGRKRAFIVTDKFLYSTGILADLLHKLDSMGIATEVFADVEPDPTIQLARKGLERINSFQPDAIIAVGGGSPIDAAKIMWLMYELPEISFEDVAMRFMDIRKRIVKLPELGKKATMVAIPTTSGTGSEVTPFAVITDADTGNKYPLADYALTPKMAIIDTQLVMKMPKRLTAYSGIDALTHALEARVSVMASDYTNSLANEAAKLVFEYLPRCFNNGAMDEEAREHMHNASTMAGMAFANAFLGVCHSMAHKLGGMYHIPHGLANAMLICEVIRFNATDVPTKQGTFPQYKYPNAKAAYANIATYCGFGGRSDDEKVEKLIAAIEKLKAELEIPKSIKEYGIDEATFLAQLDELALKAFDDQCTGANPRYPLVSELKEILLKVYYGEEYAGRRAELPGEKPAAM from the coding sequence ATGGCTGACAAGAAGAAAGAAGTGTTGGATCCCGAGCAGGCAAAGCTTCGGGAGGAGCAGGACCGCGAGATGCTCAATGCGCTGATCGCCCGCGTCAAGGCCGCGCAGGTCAGGTACGCGGAGTACACGCAGGAACAGGTCGACAGGATTTTCGCAGCGGCGGCGCTTGCCGCGAACAATGCGCGGATTCCGCTGGCGCAGATGGCGGTCGCCGAATCCGGTATGGGCGTGGTGGAAGACAAAGTGATCAAGAATCACTTCGCCTCCGAATACATCTACAATAAATACCGCGACATGAAAACCTGCGGCGTCATCGAGGAAAACGAGGCGATGGGCATCGCGAAGGTCGCGGAGCCGGTCGGCGTCATCGCCGGCATCGTTCCGACCACGAACCCGACCTCGACCGCGATCTTCAAGTCGCTGCTGGCGCTGAAGACCCGCAACGGCATCATTTTCAGCCCGCACCCGCGTGCCAAGAAGAGCACCATCGAGGCGGCCCGCATCGTGCTCGAGGCGGCCGTCAAGGCCGGTGCTCCGGAGGATATCATCGGCTGGATCGAGAATCCGACCGTTGCGCTCTCCGGCCACCTGATGAGCCATCCGGACATCAGCCTGATTCTCGCCACCGGCGGCCCCGGCATGGTCAAAGCGGCTTATTCGAGCGGTACTCCGGCGGTCGGTGTCGGCCCCGGCAACACCCCGGTCGTCATGGGTGAAACCTGCGACATCAAGATGGCTGTGAGCTCGGTCCTGCAGAGCAAGACCTTCGACAACGGCATGATCTGCGCCTCCGAGCAGTCGGTGACGGCGGTCGCGTCGATCTATGACGCGGTCAAGAAGGAGTTTGCCTACCGCGGCGCCCACATCCTCACCAGGGCAGAGGCGGAGAAGGTCGGCAACGTGATCCAGATCGACGGCAAGCTCAACCCGAAAATCGTCGGCCAGAGCGCCTACAGGATCGCCGAGATGGCCGGCGTCACCGTCCCCTCCGACACGAAGGTGCTGATTGCGGAGACCGACGGCGTCGGCCCGGATTACCCGTTCAGCCGCGAAAAGCTCTCCCCGGTGCTCGCCCTCTACAAGGCGAAGGACTTCGAGGCCGCCGTCGAGAATGCGAAGAAGCTGCTTGAGTACGGGGGGCTCGGCCATACCAGCGTGCTCTACACGAATTCCCAGAATTTCGACCGCGCGAAATATTACGGACATGTCATGATGTCCTCGCGCACGCTGGTCAACATGCCCTCCAGCCAGGGCGCGATCGGCGACATCTACAACTTCGCGCTGAATCCGTCGCTGACCCTCGGCTGCGGCAGCTGGGGCGGCAATTCGGTCAGCGAGAACGTCACGCCGGAACAGCTGCTGAACATCAAAACGATTGCGAAACGGAGAGAGAATATGCTGTGGGTCCGCATTCCGGAGAAGGTCTACTTCAAATACGGCTGTTTGCCGGTCGCGCTCGGCGACCTCGAAGGGCGCAAGCGCGCATTCATCGTGACGGACAAGTTCCTCTACTCGACCGGCATCCTCGCCGATCTGCTGCACAAGCTCGATTCGATGGGCATTGCGACCGAGGTGTTCGCGGACGTCGAGCCCGACCCGACCATTCAGCTGGCCCGCAAGGGGCTTGAGCGGATCAACTCGTTTCAGCCCGACGCGATCATCGCGGTCGGCGGCGGCAGCCCGATTGACGCGGCCAAGATCATGTGGCTCATGTATGAGCTGCCGGAGATCAGCTTCGAGGATGTCGCGATGCGGTTCATGGATATCCGCAAGCGCATCGTGAAGCTGCCGGAGCTCGGCAAGAAGGCGACGATGGTCGCGATCCCGACCACTTCCGGCACCGGTTCGGAAGTCACGCCGTTCGCGGTCATCACCGATGCCGACACCGGCAACAAGTACCCGCTCGCGGATTATGCGCTGACTCCGAAAATGGCGATCATCGATACGCAGCTCGTCATGAAGATGCCGAAGCGGCTGACCGCGTACAGCGGCATCGACGCCCTGACCCACGCCCTTGAGGCGCGCGTCTCGGTCATGGCCAGCGACTATACGAACTCCCTTGCGAACGAAGCGGCCAAGCTCGTCTTCGAATACCTGCCGCGCTGCTTCAACAACGGCGCGATGGATGAGGAGGCGCGCGAGCATATGCACAACGCCTCGACCATGGCCGGCATGGCGTTCGCGAACGCGTTCCTCGGCGTCTGCCACTCGATGGCGCACAAGCTCGGCGGCATGTACCACATTCCGCACGGCCTTGCGAACGCGATGCTGATCTGCGAGGTGATCCGCTTCAATGCGACCGACGTTCCGACCAAGCAGGGGACCTTCCCGCAGTACAAGTATCCGAATGCGAAGGCCGCTTATGCGAATATCGCGACCTACTGCGGCTTCGGCGGCAGGTCCGACGACGAGAAGGTCGAAAAGCTGATCGCCGCGATCGAGAAGCTGAAGGCCGAGCTCGAAATTCCGAAGAGCATCAAGGAGTACGGCATCGACGAGGCGACCTTCCTCGCGCAGCTCGACGAACTCGCCCTCAAGGCGTTCGACGACCAGTGCACCGGCGCGAATCCGCGCTATCCGCTGGTCTCCGAGCTCAAGGAGATTCTGCTGAAGGTCTACTACGGCGAAGAGTACGCCGGCCGGCGGGCCGAGCTTCCCGGTGAAAAACCGGCGGCAATGTAA
- a CDS encoding GNAT family N-acetyltransferase: MADDMQIRKLMAEQDLEQYNDLLRYAFQVTEKQLLDYGWENEDIRQSKRPVLEKARVIGWFDHGHLASQFAVYPLKMNIFGHICRIGFITSVATYPEYTGLGLMSRLMRRSLEEMRELGECLAILYPFSIPLYRHRGWEIISDKMSFRIKDNQLPRKISIGGYVRRVEENNPDLKRLHNIFAAQTHGCLLRNDLAWEEYWRWDVDDTTVALYYDDHDTPTGYMVYLLKDNIMHIKEMIYLDIDAWKGLWKYISAHESMVDEVVGNNYSNESIAFWLEDSDIRETIRPYIMGRIVDVAQFLEQYRFANCRGGEELTFRVHDPFLEWNNRTFSIRLAENGAVELLPEESVRPVELDIGTLTALLLSYKSPSYLQKMGRLKTDEETLKLLNNLIPKEKAYISDYI; this comes from the coding sequence ATGGCGGACGACATGCAAATCAGAAAATTGATGGCGGAGCAGGATCTGGAACAATATAACGATCTGCTGCGCTACGCATTTCAGGTCACGGAGAAACAACTGCTCGACTACGGTTGGGAGAACGAGGACATCCGGCAGTCGAAAAGGCCGGTGCTGGAGAAAGCCCGGGTGATCGGCTGGTTCGACCACGGGCACCTGGCCTCGCAATTCGCGGTATATCCCCTGAAGATGAATATCTTCGGCCATATCTGCCGGATCGGCTTCATCACCAGCGTGGCGACCTATCCGGAGTATACCGGGCTCGGACTGATGTCGCGGCTGATGCGGCGCAGCCTTGAAGAGATGCGCGAACTCGGCGAGTGTCTGGCGATCCTCTACCCGTTCTCCATTCCGCTCTACCGGCACCGGGGCTGGGAGATCATCTCCGACAAGATGTCCTTCCGGATCAAGGACAACCAGCTGCCGCGCAAAATCAGCATCGGCGGCTATGTGCGCCGGGTGGAGGAGAACAATCCCGACCTCAAACGGCTGCACAACATCTTCGCCGCGCAGACTCACGGCTGCCTGCTGCGCAACGACCTGGCGTGGGAGGAGTACTGGCGCTGGGATGTGGACGACACCACCGTCGCCCTCTACTACGACGATCACGACACCCCGACCGGATACATGGTGTATCTGCTGAAAGACAACATCATGCACATCAAGGAAATGATTTATCTCGACATCGACGCCTGGAAAGGGCTGTGGAAATACATCAGCGCCCATGAGTCCATGGTCGATGAAGTTGTGGGCAACAACTACTCCAACGAATCCATCGCCTTCTGGCTCGAGGACAGCGACATCCGCGAAACGATCCGCCCCTACATCATGGGACGGATCGTGGATGTGGCCCAGTTTCTCGAACAATACCGGTTTGCCAACTGCCGGGGCGGCGAGGAACTCACGTTCCGGGTGCATGACCCGTTCCTCGAGTGGAACAACCGCACCTTCTCCATCCGCCTTGCGGAAAATGGAGCGGTCGAGCTGCTCCCGGAGGAGTCCGTCCGCCCGGTCGAACTCGATATCGGCACACTGACGGCGCTGCTGCTCAGCTACAAGAGCCCCTCCTACCTGCAGAAGATGGGACGGCTCAAAACCGACGAGGAGACGCTGAAGTTGCTGAATAATCTGATCCCGAAGGAGAAAGCCTATATCTCCGACTACATCTGA
- a CDS encoding SpoIIE family protein phosphatase, whose amino-acid sequence MSPTPVRQKMNLATENLFIDTGYSQCCHYDEKACGDAVAFKRIPAEERLLAVLADGLGHGLKANILALMTTTMALRFSAEDREIVHSAEIIMDSLPVCRVRQISYATFTIVDTRLGGITRVVEMGNPEFLLFRGGDELPVKGDEFASPKYQDRTMTAYTFQAQPNDRVLFFSDGVTQAGLGSPRFPLGWRNSGVSDYVKAQLAASPDISAQELTERILREAIAHEPGLRPADDITAACLYFRKPHRMLLFTGPPFDQARDAECAGLFRDFAGTKVICGGTSAEIISRELGTPLELVLDTITSDLPPMSKMAGADLVTEGIFTLSRAATYLENGEHGRNDPAGQLVELMRRNDIIDFLVGTRINEAHQDPNLPVDLELRRNIVKRLAEALRNRYMKEVRITFV is encoded by the coding sequence ATGAGTCCGACCCCAGTCCGGCAGAAAATGAATCTCGCCACCGAGAATCTGTTCATCGACACCGGTTACAGCCAGTGCTGCCACTACGACGAGAAAGCGTGCGGCGACGCGGTCGCCTTCAAACGCATTCCGGCCGAGGAGCGGCTGCTCGCCGTGCTGGCCGACGGACTCGGCCACGGGCTCAAGGCCAACATCCTTGCCCTGATGACGACCACGATGGCGCTGCGATTCAGCGCGGAAGACCGTGAAATCGTCCACTCCGCCGAAATCATCATGGATTCGCTGCCGGTCTGCCGGGTGCGCCAGATCAGCTACGCGACCTTCACGATCGTCGACACCCGGCTCGGCGGGATCACCCGCGTGGTCGAGATGGGCAATCCGGAGTTCCTGCTGTTCCGCGGCGGCGACGAACTGCCGGTCAAAGGCGACGAATTCGCGTCCCCCAAATATCAGGACCGGACGATGACCGCCTACACCTTCCAGGCCCAGCCGAACGACCGGGTGCTCTTCTTCTCGGACGGAGTCACGCAGGCGGGGCTCGGCAGTCCTCGCTTTCCGCTCGGCTGGCGCAACTCCGGCGTCAGCGACTATGTGAAGGCGCAGCTGGCCGCCTCGCCGGATATCTCGGCTCAGGAGCTCACCGAACGGATCCTCCGCGAAGCGATTGCCCATGAACCGGGGCTGCGGCCGGCGGACGACATCACGGCGGCCTGCCTCTATTTCCGCAAACCGCACCGCATGCTGCTGTTCACCGGCCCCCCGTTCGACCAGGCGCGCGATGCGGAGTGCGCCGGGCTGTTCCGCGACTTCGCGGGAACCAAGGTCATCTGCGGCGGAACTTCGGCCGAAATCATCTCCCGCGAGCTCGGCACGCCGCTCGAACTCGTGCTCGACACGATTACGAGCGACCTGCCGCCGATGTCGAAGATGGCGGGTGCCGACCTCGTGACGGAGGGCATCTTCACGCTTTCACGCGCCGCGACCTATCTCGAAAACGGCGAACACGGCAGGAACGACCCGGCCGGACAGCTCGTCGAACTCATGCGCCGGAACGACATCATCGATTTTCTGGTCGGCACCCGGATCAACGAAGCGCACCAGGACCCGAATCTGCCGGTCGACCTCGAGCTTCGGCGCAACATCGTCAAGCGCCTGGCGGAGGCGCTGCGCAACCGTTACATGAAGGAGGTGCGGATCACCTTTGTCTGA
- a CDS encoding (2Fe-2S) ferredoxin domain-containing protein — protein MANKIKVEICLGTTCYVLGSFRLSALEEQLPPEFKDRVEVVGCACLDVCHDRNYGNAPFVRIDEKRIVDNATIEKVIDILREEYFAGGAE, from the coding sequence ATGGCGAATAAGATCAAAGTGGAGATCTGTCTCGGAACCACCTGTTATGTTCTCGGGTCGTTCCGGCTTTCGGCGCTGGAAGAGCAGTTGCCGCCCGAATTCAAAGACCGGGTGGAAGTGGTGGGCTGTGCCTGCCTCGACGTCTGCCACGACCGCAACTACGGCAACGCCCCGTTTGTCCGGATCGATGAAAAGCGCATCGTCGACAATGCGACGATCGAAAAGGTCATCGACATTCTTCGCGAAGAGTATTTCGCGGGAGGTGCTGAATGA
- a CDS encoding (2Fe-2S) ferredoxin domain-containing protein — MAKSKIVICLGSSCFARGNEENIKVVENYLSANSYQDDVDVELSGTLCQGRCADGPNVIIDGEFYSKVDPGVMLDLLKRLLPPRA, encoded by the coding sequence ATGGCGAAATCTAAAATTGTGATCTGTCTCGGAAGTTCCTGTTTTGCACGCGGCAACGAAGAGAACATCAAGGTCGTGGAGAATTACCTCTCCGCGAACTCCTATCAGGACGATGTCGACGTCGAACTCTCCGGAACGCTCTGCCAGGGGCGTTGCGCCGACGGTCCGAATGTGATTATCGACGGCGAGTTTTACAGCAAGGTGGATCCCGGCGTGATGCTCGATCTGCTGAAACGGCTGCTGCCGCCCCGGGCCTGA
- a CDS encoding SpoIIE family protein phosphatase, which yields MSNDVFVEMECSQLFHDGEEVCGDDFLFERLEAENRHLAVLSDGLGSGIKANLLASMTTTMAMKFIRSDMDVLQSAEIIMDTLPVCEIRKISYATFTVFDLQIGGKSRIIEMDNPPFIHLRNNKDLQVKRQSMVSERWPDRRVQLAELYAITGDRLIAFSDGVTQAGLGQPGYKFGWRREGCLAFIQQKVAECPDISARDLSQAVVAAARMRNKDNRCIDDISCMVIYLRQPRRLRLLTGPPFRPESDAAYASLVKNFDGKCILCGGTTANIVSRELKRPVEVDMKLMLKAGSLPPPARLEGVDLVTEGILTLTDVAQRLESGSALSGNVPLAARQMIELFRQSDEIEFVVGTKVNEAHQDPSLPVDLEIRRNIVKRLKTVLESKYRKRVLLRFF from the coding sequence ATGTCGAACGATGTATTTGTCGAAATGGAGTGCAGCCAGCTCTTTCACGACGGGGAGGAGGTCTGCGGCGACGATTTTCTGTTCGAGCGGCTCGAGGCGGAGAACCGGCACCTCGCCGTGCTCTCCGACGGGCTCGGCAGCGGGATCAAGGCGAATCTGCTCGCATCGATGACCACGACGATGGCGATGAAGTTCATCCGCTCCGACATGGATGTCCTGCAGTCGGCCGAGATCATCATGGATACGCTGCCGGTCTGCGAGATCCGCAAGATCAGCTACGCGACCTTCACGGTTTTCGACCTTCAGATCGGAGGGAAATCCCGTATTATCGAGATGGACAATCCGCCGTTCATCCACCTGCGCAACAACAAGGATCTTCAGGTCAAGCGCCAGAGCATGGTCTCCGAGCGCTGGCCGGACCGGCGGGTGCAGCTGGCCGAGCTTTACGCGATCACCGGCGACCGGCTCATCGCGTTTTCGGACGGGGTGACGCAGGCCGGCCTCGGGCAGCCCGGCTATAAATTCGGCTGGCGGCGCGAGGGGTGCCTCGCCTTTATCCAGCAGAAGGTTGCGGAGTGCCCGGATATTTCGGCGCGCGATCTGTCGCAGGCGGTCGTCGCCGCCGCGCGAATGCGCAACAAGGACAACCGCTGCATCGACGACATCAGCTGCATGGTCATCTACCTGCGGCAGCCGCGGCGGCTGCGGCTGCTGACCGGGCCGCCGTTCCGTCCGGAGTCCGACGCGGCTTACGCTTCGCTGGTGAAGAACTTCGACGGCAAGTGCATTCTCTGCGGCGGCACGACGGCCAACATCGTGTCGCGCGAGCTCAAGCGCCCGGTTGAGGTCGATATGAAGCTGATGCTGAAGGCCGGTTCGCTGCCGCCGCCGGCCAGACTCGAAGGAGTGGACCTCGTGACGGAGGGCATTCTCACGCTGACTGATGTGGCGCAGCGGCTCGAATCGGGGTCGGCGCTCTCCGGCAACGTGCCGCTGGCGGCTCGGCAGATGATCGAGCTTTTCCGCCAGAGCGACGAAATCGAGTTCGTGGTCGGCACGAAGGTCAACGAAGCGCACCAGGACCCGAGCCTGCCCGTGGACCTCGAAATCCGCCGCAACATCGTCAAGCGGCTCAAGACGGTGCTTGAAAGCAAATATCGGAAACGCGTACTATTGCGATTTTTTTAG